In the Terriglobia bacterium genome, TGGCCGAGAGCAAGCCCTTGCAGGCGATTCCCTACCTGCGCGAGGACTTCAAGGACGCATGCTCGCTGGCATTGCTGGTGAAGGCTTACGAGCTTACCGCCGACAAGCAAATGGCCGCGGCGCAACGGGCCGCACTCGCCCATTTCAATCTGCCCACCGTGGAAACTGCGATGGTGGTTCCGGCATTCCGCTCTGCGGAAGCGGCGCATTGAGCGCTACACGAAGCCGAACGCCTCTCCGCGACAGCGCACGGCGGCATTGGCAAGGTGGTTGGCCTCCAGATTCGCCTCACGCGGGATGTGGCTGATGGTGAATTCCATCGCCCGGGCAAGCTTCCGGCAGGTCCAGTTCAGGGAGTACAGGCGGGGGCTGCGGCAGGCATACTCACCGTTCATTTGCCGAACGACCACTTCCGAATCACAATAAACTTGCAGCCGCTTGGCTTTGCGGGCGACGGCCAGTTGCAGCGCCTCCAGCACCGCGGCATATTCGGCCACGTTGTTGTCCTGGTGGCCTATCCACTTGGAAACTCTGATGGTTGCGCCCCCGGGGGTCTCCAGCACGATGCCAATACCTGCCGGCCCCGGATTCCCGTGCGAACCGCCGTCGACATAAGCGACCAGATCTGACATCCCTGCCCTGTTTGAGACACAATGAACTATCGAGGTTTTCTCGGTCAAGACATTCATTTGGTGCATCTGTTGAAAACCGCGCGATTTAGCGCGTTTTGTGGAAAAATCTGTGGATAACCGCTGCTTGTGATTTTGATCATCGTCAACGCCCATTTTTTGTGCACATTACAAATCTGTGAATGACCTCTACAAAAATTCTGATTGCACCAATCATGAGCGTTGACAATTGCAATTCCCGGAGTAGTATTCCGCGCGTCGACGGTCGAAAGGGTTGGCGTCAATCATCGGTCGCCAGTCCAAAGTAGACTGGGTGATCCGCGAGGCGAGGCGACTCGTTCAGCGGCCGGACCCGAAAAAACCGACGGTTCTGCGAGGTTCCGTTGGGGTTCGGCACTGCGAAAGCAGCGATTGCACTAGGGGCTGTGACGGTACATGCGTCCACGTTGTTGACTCCCTCGCAGGAGTCGGCGGCTAGACCATAACCAATGTCACGGCCCTTTTAATTTTTGCCGCCTGGTTTCTCTCCGCAGAGCGCCAGCGGCGCGGCGCACTTACTACACAGACTCTCTAGCGACGGCTGCAGTCCTCCCCAAACATGATGCCGAGTTGCTGTCACAGGATCCGCCCCGGTCGTAGCCTGGTCGCCGAAGCTGCGCCGCAGCCATCATTTACGAAAAAAATCGAAAGTTTGAATTTAATCCACGTTTTCCGCCCCTTTTCCGCAGGCTTTTCCACAATTGCACCAGAAACGGGCATTGACTCTAATTTCGAACCTGCTAATCTCCAACACGTCGACGGTCGAAAGGGTTGGCGTCAATCATCGGTCGCCAGTCCAAAGTAGACTGGGTGATCCGCAAGGCGAGGCAACTCGTTGAGCGGCCGGACCCGAAAAAACCGACGGTTCTGCGAGGTTCCGTTGGGGTTCGGCACTGCGAAAGCAGCGATTGCACTAGGGGCTGTGACGGTACATGCGTCCACGTTGTCAACTCCCTCGCAGGAGTCGGCGGCTAGACCATAACCAATGTCACGGCCCTTTTAATTTTCCCTCGTACTTCCCTCCTGCCCCACCGCAGCCGGATTCACGCTGCCCTCGTGGCCCCGCAACCAGTCGAGATAACGCTGCTCGTACGACTTGTCGGTTTCCCGCCGGACGTGCCGGATGCTGTGCCCGGTCACCATGTGGCAGATTTCCTCGCCGAGGTTGACGGCGTGATCGCCGGAGCGTTCCAGCGCATTGGCGATGAACAGCACGTGCACGGCGTTGCGCGTCGCCGAGGTCAGGCCATTGAGGATGCGGAAGAGGAGCAGGTTGCGGCGGCGGTCGATTTCGGCGTCGGCGCGAACGATGCCGACGGCAATCTCCACATTGCGCCGCGCCAGTCCATCGTGCGCGTCCCGCAGCATCGCTTCCAGCGCGGTCGCCATCTCGATCAGGTCCTTGATGTCGGCCATGTCCACCGTATGGTCCAGCACCTGGACGCAGGAGGCGGCCGAACACAGCAGGTCTCCGATGCGCTCCAGGTCGATCAGAAACTTCATGCAAACCAGCAGCTCGCGGGCGTCGGCGGCTTCCACCAGGGTGACCGCATAGGCGACGCGCTCGTCGAGCTCGCGGTC is a window encoding:
- a CDS encoding ribonuclease HI family protein — its product is MGVDDDQNHKQRLSTDFSTKRAKSRGFQQMHQMNVLTEKTSIVHCVSNRAGMSDLVAYVDGGSHGNPGPAGIGIVLETPGGATIRVSKWIGHQDNNVAEYAAVLEALQLAVARKAKRLQVYCDSEVVVRQMNGEYACRSPRLYSLNWTCRKLARAMEFTISHIPREANLEANHLANAAVRCRGEAFGFV